One genomic region from Zonotrichia leucophrys gambelii isolate GWCS_2022_RI chromosome 26, RI_Zleu_2.0, whole genome shotgun sequence encodes:
- the CAMK1G gene encoding calcium/calmodulin-dependent protein kinase type 1G isoform X1 translates to MGRKEEEGSGSWKKQTSNIRKTFIFMEALGSGAFSEVFLVKQKSTGQLFALKCIKKSPLNRDSSLENEIAVLKKIKHENIVTLEDIYESTTHFYLVMQLVSGGELFDRILERGVYTEKDASLVIHQVLTAVKYLHENGIVHRDLKPENLLYLTPEENSKIMITDFGLSKMEQNGIMSTACGTPGYVAPEVLAQKPYSKAVDCWSIGVITYILLCGYPPFYEETESKLFEKIKEGYYEFESPFWDDISESAKDFIRHLLEKNPSARFTCEEALRHPWINGNTALHRDIYPSVSAQIQKNFAKSKWRQAFNAAAVVHHMKKLHMSGHGAAEGSVPAPETPEPPRPSSPSGTPPTTAPGDDKDTAQGNSQGHPNPPRPPQETAMGEEKLPSPPEEGPLPRDSSLAMLDTPSPPEEGPLPRDSSLAMLDTPSPPEGPLPYTPSLVLSHTPSPPEEEGPLPRDTPSPLEEEPLPRHSSLALPDSHSPPGRSSCGCSPSCVGHEKSKASSCSETVLLKKSSRSHHFKSEVLVPVKTSKHSSHCGTGQTGVCLIM, encoded by the exons ATGGGGCgcaaggaggaggaaggcagcgGCTCCTGGAAGAAGCAGACGAGCAACATCCGCAAAACCTTCATCTTCATGGAGGCCCTGGGCTC AGGCGCCTTCTCAGAAGTTTTCCTGGTGAAGCAGAAGAGCACTGGCCAGCTCTTTGCTCTGAAATGCATCAAGAAGTCTCCTCTcaacagggacagcagcctggAGAATGAAATAGCAGTGCTGAAAAA GATAAAGCATGAAAACATTGTGACTCTGGAGGATATTTATGAGAGCACAACCCACTTCTACCTGGTCATGCAGCT GGTGTCAGGGGGAGAGCTGTTTGACAGGATCCTGGAGCGGGGAGTGTACACGGAGAAGGACGCGAGCCTGGTGATCCACCAGGTGCTGACAGCTGTGAAATACCTGCATGAGAATGGCATCGTGCACCGGGACCTCAAG CCTGAGAACCTGCTGTACCTCACTCCTGAGGAGAACTCCAAAATCATGATCACCGATTTTGGCCTGTCAAAAATGGAGCAGAACGGGATCATGTCCACGGCCTGTGGGACCCCAGGATACGTGG cccccGAGGTGCTGGCCCAGAAGCCCTACAGCAAAGCCGTGGATTGCTGGTCCATCGGGGTCATCACCTACATCCT gctctgtgggTACCCTCCTTTCTACGAGGAAACCGAATCCAAACTCTTTGAGAAGATCAAGGAAGGCTACTACGAGTTCGAGTCTCCGTTTTGGGATGATATCTCCGAGTCAG CCAAGGACTTCATCCGGCACCTGCTGGAGAAGAACCCGAGCGCGAGGTTCACCTGTGAGGAGGCCCTGAGGCACCcgtg GATTAATGGAAATACAGCCCTTCACCGTGACATCTACCCATCTGTCAGCGCTCAGATCCAGAAAAACTTTGCAAAGAGCAAATGGAGG CAAGCCTTCAACGCCGCGGCCGTCGTGCACCACATGAAGAAGCTGCACATGAGCGGCCACGGGGCGGCCgagggctctgtccctgccccagagacccccgagccccccaggcccagcagcccctcGGGGACCCCCCCAACAACAGCACCAGGAGATGACAAGGACACAGCTCAGGGCAACTCACAGGggcacccaaacccacccagacCCCCGCAGGAGACAGCAATGGGGGAGGAAAAGCTGCCAAGCCCCCCAGAGGAGGgacccctgcccagggacagcagcctggccatgctggacacccccagccccccagagGAGGgacccctgcccagggacagcagcctggccatgctggacacccccag ccccccagagGGACCCCTGCCATACACCCCCAGCCTGGTCCTGTCACAtacccccagccccccagaggaggagggacccctgcccagggacacccccagccccctggaGGAGGAAcccctgcccaggcacagcagcctggccctgccagacagccacagccccccgggcaggagctcctgtggctgcagcccctcctgtgtgGGCCATGAGAAGAGCAAGGCGTCCTCCTGCTCCGAGACAGTGCTGCTCAAAAAGTCATCAAGATCCCA CCATTTCAAGTCAGAGGTTCTCGTTCCAGTGAAAACCAGTAAACACTCGTCTCACTGTGGCACTGGGCAAACTGGAGTTTGTTTGATCATGTGA
- the CAMK1G gene encoding calcium/calmodulin-dependent protein kinase type 1G isoform X2, whose protein sequence is MSVTPAPAGLASKLPRVPRVSGGELFDRILERGVYTEKDASLVIHQVLTAVKYLHENGIVHRDLKPENLLYLTPEENSKIMITDFGLSKMEQNGIMSTACGTPGYVAPEVLAQKPYSKAVDCWSIGVITYILLCGYPPFYEETESKLFEKIKEGYYEFESPFWDDISESAKDFIRHLLEKNPSARFTCEEALRHPWINGNTALHRDIYPSVSAQIQKNFAKSKWRQAFNAAAVVHHMKKLHMSGHGAAEGSVPAPETPEPPRPSSPSGTPPTTAPGDDKDTAQGNSQGHPNPPRPPQETAMGEEKLPSPPEEGPLPRDSSLAMLDTPSPPEEGPLPRDSSLAMLDTPSPPEGPLPYTPSLVLSHTPSPPEEEGPLPRDTPSPLEEEPLPRHSSLALPDSHSPPGRSSCGCSPSCVGHEKSKASSCSETVLLKKSSRSHHFKSEVLVPVKTSKHSSHCGTGQTGVCLIM, encoded by the exons atgtctgtgacaccagccccagcaggactTGCCTCAAAGCTCCCcagagtgcccag GGTGTCAGGGGGAGAGCTGTTTGACAGGATCCTGGAGCGGGGAGTGTACACGGAGAAGGACGCGAGCCTGGTGATCCACCAGGTGCTGACAGCTGTGAAATACCTGCATGAGAATGGCATCGTGCACCGGGACCTCAAG CCTGAGAACCTGCTGTACCTCACTCCTGAGGAGAACTCCAAAATCATGATCACCGATTTTGGCCTGTCAAAAATGGAGCAGAACGGGATCATGTCCACGGCCTGTGGGACCCCAGGATACGTGG cccccGAGGTGCTGGCCCAGAAGCCCTACAGCAAAGCCGTGGATTGCTGGTCCATCGGGGTCATCACCTACATCCT gctctgtgggTACCCTCCTTTCTACGAGGAAACCGAATCCAAACTCTTTGAGAAGATCAAGGAAGGCTACTACGAGTTCGAGTCTCCGTTTTGGGATGATATCTCCGAGTCAG CCAAGGACTTCATCCGGCACCTGCTGGAGAAGAACCCGAGCGCGAGGTTCACCTGTGAGGAGGCCCTGAGGCACCcgtg GATTAATGGAAATACAGCCCTTCACCGTGACATCTACCCATCTGTCAGCGCTCAGATCCAGAAAAACTTTGCAAAGAGCAAATGGAGG CAAGCCTTCAACGCCGCGGCCGTCGTGCACCACATGAAGAAGCTGCACATGAGCGGCCACGGGGCGGCCgagggctctgtccctgccccagagacccccgagccccccaggcccagcagcccctcGGGGACCCCCCCAACAACAGCACCAGGAGATGACAAGGACACAGCTCAGGGCAACTCACAGGggcacccaaacccacccagacCCCCGCAGGAGACAGCAATGGGGGAGGAAAAGCTGCCAAGCCCCCCAGAGGAGGgacccctgcccagggacagcagcctggccatgctggacacccccagccccccagagGAGGgacccctgcccagggacagcagcctggccatgctggacacccccag ccccccagagGGACCCCTGCCATACACCCCCAGCCTGGTCCTGTCACAtacccccagccccccagaggaggagggacccctgcccagggacacccccagccccctggaGGAGGAAcccctgcccaggcacagcagcctggccctgccagacagccacagccccccgggcaggagctcctgtggctgcagcccctcctgtgtgGGCCATGAGAAGAGCAAGGCGTCCTCCTGCTCCGAGACAGTGCTGCTCAAAAAGTCATCAAGATCCCA CCATTTCAAGTCAGAGGTTCTCGTTCCAGTGAAAACCAGTAAACACTCGTCTCACTGTGGCACTGGGCAAACTGGAGTTTGTTTGATCATGTGA
- the LAMB3 gene encoding laminin subunit beta-3, with product MRRYRIAEHAQIHFKLFPSCACGRMEPGCQLWPWAVLVLLGALQPLAAQRSCSQGGACYPAPGDLLLGRAPHLRASSTCGLSKPETYCTPHGQWSMKCCRCDSRLPHSHSGHRVQNVLSSAGRARWWQSQNGVERVSLQLDLEQMFQLHSVVLHFRAPPAAMLIERSLDGGRTWQVLQYLASDCATAFPHVPRGSPEGWHDPRCQELRGHPGHGGTVKFSVQDLGSTISSSYSQVIERLGPFTNLRINFTELPHVPRQGYHSPSTFYAVTELQVLGSCFCHGHAEHCSPAGEQQGTQVPGHCVCQHNTAGPHCERCAALFNARPWAPAEDSDPHACQRCDCNGHSSSCHFDPELYQASGGAGGGVCDSCQHNTEGINCERCQSGFFRNPRRELSHPEACLPCECDPEGTVPGSVCDPGTGRCVCKDNVQGDRCHLCKPGFAQLAGANPAGCRRCTCNALGTRQDTVPCDGDTGSCSCLPNVVGTDCGQCAAGHWGLGSGQGCQPCACHPRGSRSPQCNQFTGQCPCRDGFTGQTCSAVGQQQCPARHYRDARGGCTECDCDFQGTEERGCDQATGRCLCRAGVTGQRCDRCQRGHCSSQPGCQPCHPCFHTLDGDIQLLQRRQAGLANATARLPAGTGGSQLSPRLARAQDNLQQALGILGHPPGTQQGLAQAGSELTAFREQLRGINPDLHFLDDTASLSRELEALNSSLFVTSSQYQSKKTQFESSLSTDLSGALQTIRSAHRSSSSAASLAGGAPGLLAQARQSRLSAQGLQGDLAGDTARLLALKGELASGPDLTPVINQVCGGARAEPCTPARCQGLLCPRDNSSACGAGQPCHGLFPLASGTLAAAGRAAKEFSSLSARLRDTAQLIQRTELSASEIQSSTRRLAEQLGLSRTQLQGDVRRARQLLQRLRAFLADKDTDPASIQEISESVLSLRLPTDAAAVRRRMSEIQKLAAELQCPEDILAQTAEDVARAKRLQQEAEQARNRANAVEGSVEEVLGNLQRASTVLLEAQGALRGSGSSLRFIRERVEEIEAVLGPAEKNVVAMGAGLAGLAERLSQLQRSTEQNRLRAGDTRDTAGTAAQQATRAQQALAQVKELYSELQSRLGQGPALGERGMRVQSIGQEAQALFQETVGIMLRMQTLESEIQEGNKALVSRVSRLSGLEEKVGRIRDSIKRKVAYYESCS from the exons TGGAGCATGAAGTGCTGCAGGTGTGACTCGaggctgccccacagccacagcGGGCACCGCGTGCAGAACGTGCTGTCCTCGGCCGGCCGCGCGCGCTGGTGGCAGTCCCAGAACG GTGTGGAGCGcgtgtccctgcagctggaccTGGAGCAGATGTTCCAGCTGCACAGCGTGGTGCTGCACTTCAGG GCGCCACCCGCAGCGATGCTGATCGAGCGCTCCCTGGATGGTGGCAGGACGTGGCAGGTGCTGCAGTACCTGGCATCTGACTGTGCCACCGCCTTCCCCCACGTGCCCCGTGGCTCCCCCGAGGGCTGGCACGACCCTCGGTGCCAGGAGCTGCGGGGGCACCCTGGGCACGGGGGCACG GTGAAATTCAGTGTCCAAGACCTGGGGTCTACAATCAGCTCCTCCTACAGCCAGGTCATTGAGA ggctggggcccTTCACCAACCTGCGCATCAACTTCACCGAGCTGCCCCACGTCCCCCGCCAGGGCTACCACTCACCCAGCACCTTCTACGCCgtgacagagctgcaggtgctggggagctgcttcTGCCACGGCCACGCCGAGCACTGCAGCCCTGcgggggagcagcagggcacg CAGGTGCCCGGGCACTGCGTGTGCCAGCACAACACGGCGGGGCCACACTGCGAGCGCTGCGCTGCCCTGTTCAACGCCCGGCCCTGGGCACCTGCTGAGGACAGCGACCCCCACGCCTGCCAGC GGTGTGACTGCAATGGCCACTCGTCCTCGTGCCACTTTGACCCCGAGCTGTACCAGGccagcggcggggccggcgggggcgTGTGTGACAGCTGCCAGCACAACACCGAGGGCATCAACTGCGAGCGCTGCCAGAGCGGCTTCTTCCGCAACCCACGGCGGGAGCTGAGCCACCCCGAGGCCTGCCTGC CCTGTGAGTGTGACCCCGAGGGCACCGTGCCCGGCTCTGTGTGTGACCCGGGCACGGGGCGCTGTGTCTGCAAGGACAACGTGCAGGGCGACCGCTGCCACCTCTGCAAGCCAGGCTTTGCCCAGCTGGCCGGTGCCAACCCCGCTGGGTGCCGCA GGTGCACCTGCAACGCCCTGGGCACACGGCAGGACACCGTGCCCTGTGACGGCGACAccgggagctgctcctgcctgcccaacGTGGTGGGCACTGACTGCGGGCAGTGCGCGGCCGGGCACTGGGGCCTGGGCAGCgggcagggctgccagccctgtgcttgcCACCCCCGCGGCTCCCGCAGCCCCCAGTGCAACCAG TTCACAGGACAGTGCCCGTGCAGGGACGGCTTCACAGGACAGACGTGCTCGGCcgtggggcagcagcagtgcccagcccggCACTACCGGGATGCTCGGGGAGGGTGCACAG agTGTGACTGTGATTTCCAGGGCACGGAGGAGCGGGGCTGTGATCAGGCCACGGGCCGGTGCCTGTGCCGTGCCGGGGTCACGGGGCAGCGCTGTGACCGCTGCCAGCGCgggcactgcagctcccagcccggctgccagccctgccacccctgcTTCCACACCCTGGACGGGGacatccagctcctgcagcgGCGCCAGGCCGGCCTGGCCAACGCCACGGCGCGGCTGCCCGCGGGCACGGGGGGCTCCCAGCTGAGCCCCCGCCTCGCGCGGGCACAGGACAACCTGCAGCAGGCGCTGGGCATCCTGGGGCAcccccctggcacacagcagggcctggcccAGGCGGGCAGCGAGCTCACTGCCTTCAG ggaacagctccGAGGCATAAATCCCGACCTTCATTTCCTGGATGACACTGCCTCTCTGTCGAGGGAGCTGGAAGCCCTCAACAGCAGCTTGTTTGTCACCAGCTCCCAGTACCAGAGCAAGAAGACCCAGTTTGAAAGCAGCCTCAGCACGGACCTGTCAG GAGCCCTGCAGACCATCCGCTCTGCCCACCGCAGCTCCAGCAGCGcggccagcctggctgggggagccccggggctgctggCCCAGGCCAGGCAGAGCCGCCTCagtgcccaggggctgcagggggaccTGGCGGGGGACACGGCCCGGCTGCTGGCCCTGAAGGGAGAGCTGGCCTCGGGCCCTGACCTCACCCCTGTCATCAACCAG gtgtgcggAGGGGCCCGAGCGGAGCCGTGCACCCCTGCCcgctgccaggggctgctgtgcccccGGGACAACAGCTCTGCCTGCGGGgctggccagccctgccacgGCCTCTTCCCGCTGGCCAGCGGCACCCTggctgcggccggccgggcggCCAAGGAGTTCAGCAGCCTGAGCGCCCGGCTGCGGGACACGGCACAGCTG ATCCAGAGGACAGAGCTGTCGGCCAGTGAGATCCAGAGCAGCACGCGGCGCCTGGcggagcagctggggctcagcaggacacagctccaggggGACGTGAGGCGGGCACGGCAGCTCCTGCAGCGCCTGCGCGCCTTCCTGGCAG acaaGGACACGGACCCTGCCTCCATCCAGGAGATCAGTGAGTCAGTCCTGTCCCTGCGCCTCCCCACGGACGCTGCCGCAGTCCGGAGGAGGATGAGCGAGATCCAGAAGCTGGCGGCGGAGCTGCAGTGCCCCGAGGACATCCTTGCCCAGACGGCCGAGGACGTGGCCAGGGCcaagaggctgcagcaggaggcagagcaggccAG GAACCGGGCGAACGCGGTGGAGGGCAGCGtggaggaggtgctggggaaCCTGCAGCGAGCCAGCACCGTGCTGCTGGAGGCGCAGGGGGCCCTCAGGGGCTCGGGCTCCTCGCTGCGCTTCATCCGGGAGCGCGTGGAGGAG ATCGAGGCCGTGCTCGGGCCGGCTGAGAAGAACGTGGTGGCCAtgggggccgggctggccggGCTGGCCGAGCGGCTGTCGCAGCTGCAGCGCAGCACGGAGCAGAACCGCCTGAGGGCCGGGGACACGCGGGACACGGCGGGGACGGCGGCACAgcaggccaccagggcacagcag gccctggcccaggtgaAGGAGCTGTACTCGGAGCTGCAGAGCCGGCTGGGGCAGGGCCCGGCGCTGGGCGAGCGGGGCATGAGGGTGCAGAGCATCGGCCAGGAGGCACAGGCGCTGTTCCAGGAGACCGTGGGCATCATGCTCAGGATGCAAA CTCTGGAGTCAGAAATTCAGGAAGGCAACAAGGCTCTGGTGTCCAGGGTGTCGCGGCTGTCGGGGCTGGAGGAGAAGGTGGGCAGGATCCGGGACAGCATCAAGAGGAAAGTCGCCTACTAcgagagctgctcctga